One window of the Candidatus Zixiibacteriota bacterium genome contains the following:
- a CDS encoding DHHA1 domain-containing protein: MTERLYYTNPSLLSFEATITSKGMHKDLYYTVLDRSAFYPTSGGQLHDKGVLGGEQVVEVIESESSQVWHLSTNPAGEVGDLVTGVVDETRRKRNRQLHSAQHLLSAAFTHLLKMETVSVHLGEEYGAVELQTSGISDEQIETIERSVNDLISQNLEISILFATGDELAAIPLRKPSSREGIIRIIKIGDYDWSACGGTHCSQTSEIGLVKIIGPEKMRGHILVKFLAGEQALADYAFRFKVTQELSQLLTCHPSDLLSKVQKLLSDNKTARTEIKGLQEALLPTLVAQLAEKKVRVSKTPFLFHHDDNLDPALLSPLASQLAMCINGVVIITSQERLVLSVSQTTGHKANELVKSLCQSLGLRGGGNESVAQIGGVERKMTEQIPGLITDLLSKR, translated from the coding sequence ATGACAGAGCGGCTATATTACACCAATCCCAGCCTGTTGTCGTTCGAGGCGACAATTACGTCGAAGGGAATGCACAAAGACCTGTATTATACCGTGCTTGATCGGTCAGCTTTCTATCCCACATCTGGGGGCCAGCTTCATGACAAAGGTGTTCTTGGCGGAGAACAGGTCGTGGAAGTTATCGAGAGCGAATCGAGCCAAGTCTGGCATCTTTCAACAAATCCTGCTGGAGAGGTGGGTGATTTAGTTACGGGGGTTGTCGATGAAACTCGTCGGAAGCGAAACCGTCAACTTCACTCTGCACAGCACCTTCTCAGCGCGGCGTTTACACACCTATTGAAGATGGAAACTGTCTCAGTCCATCTTGGCGAAGAATACGGGGCGGTGGAATTGCAGACATCGGGGATAAGCGACGAACAAATCGAAACCATAGAGCGCAGTGTAAATGACTTAATCAGTCAAAATCTTGAGATTTCAATACTTTTTGCAACAGGAGATGAACTTGCTGCTATACCGCTTCGCAAGCCGTCCTCACGCGAAGGAATTATCCGCATTATCAAAATCGGAGACTACGATTGGTCCGCCTGTGGAGGAACGCACTGCTCACAAACCTCGGAAATCGGTTTGGTGAAAATCATCGGGCCTGAAAAGATGCGCGGCCATATACTCGTAAAATTCCTTGCCGGAGAACAAGCATTGGCTGACTACGCTTTTCGTTTCAAAGTAACCCAAGAATTGAGCCAGCTTCTGACCTGCCATCCCTCCGATCTTTTATCAAAGGTGCAAAAACTCTTGTCAGACAATAAAACTGCCCGGACCGAAATAAAGGGGCTCCAAGAAGCTCTCCTCCCAACTTTGGTCGCTCAGCTTGCAGAAAAGAAAGTAAGAGTCTCGAAAACGCCCTTCCTGTTCCACCATGACGATAATCTTGACCCTGCATTGCTCAGCCCGTTGGCGTCCCAGCTTGCGATGTGTATAAACGGCGTGGTTATTATTACGTCTCAGGAACGACTTGTGCTTTCTGTCTCACAAACTACAGGCCACAAAGCAAACGAGTTGGTTAAATCACTCTGTCAATCGCTCGGGCTTCGCGGGGGCGGAAACGAGTCAGTTGCGCAGATTGGCGGGGTCGAGCGGAAAATGACGGAGCAAATTCCTGGGTTGATAACGGATTTGCTTTCCAAGAGATAA